From the genome of Bacteroidota bacterium:
TGTATTCTTTCATTGCTCTGATGACTGTCTTATTTACTTATGGCCTGGATGTTTCTTTCTTCCGATATTTCCAGTCTGAAAAAGGAAATCCTAAAGTATACTGCACTTCATTGATCTCCATTATTTTTTCATCAGTCGTTCTTGGTGGATTGATCATTCTTTTTGCTCCGCAACTTTCCGGATTAATAGGTAGTCCTGATACAGCGCCTGTAGCAGGACAAAGTCCTATGGTCTATATCGCTCTCTTTGCAGGAGTACTTGCATTCGATGCCATATCTGCAATTCCGTTTGCAATGCTTCGTCAGCAAAACCGCGCGAAGCGATTTGTTTTCATTCGACTCGTTAGCATTTTTGTAAATATCGGATTGAATGTTTTCTTCTTTCTCATTTGTCCATGGATACTAAAATCAAATCCTGATTCATTCATCGCCTCAATATATTATCCTGATTTCGGTGTCGGTTATGTTTTTGTTTTCAATGCAATTTCATCTCTCATTGTTTTGGTCATGCTACTTCCGGACTTTTTAAAAATCGAATGGTCATTCGATACAAAACTCTGGAAAGAAATGATGATCTATTCTTTTCCATTGATGATCGCCGGACTTGCAGGTATGATCAATGAAACATTCGACAGGGTTCTTATTCCTTATCTCATCGCAGATAAATCCACTGCAATGGCTCAGTTAGGAATTTATGGAGCATGTTATAAACTTTCTATTTTAATGACGCTCTTTATTCAAACCTTCCGTTACGCTGCCGAACCTTTCTTTTTCAGTCATTCCACAAAAGAAAATCCGCAGAAAACTTATGCAGATGTTATGCATTACTTCGTTATCGTTTGTGCTTTCATCTTTCTGGGAATAATGCTCTTTATGGATTTCATTCAGACATTTATCGGAAAAGATTACCGCTCCGGACTTCCGGTAGTTCCGATTCTGTTGATGGCGAATCTATGTCTGGGAGTATTTTACAATCTCTCCATCTGGTATAAACTAACATCTAAAACACGTTGGGGTGCTATTCTGTCTTTGATCGGTGCAGTCATCACTCTTGTTTTCAATTTCGCGCTAATACCTTCAATGGGCTACATGGGTGCGGCATGGACTACTCTGATCTGCTATGCGTTGATGATGATCATCTCCTATTTCCTTGGACAAAAAGTTTATCCGGTGCCATACAGGATTGGCCCGTTCTTTTACTTCATAGCGATATCAATAGTGTTATGGCTTGCCGGCGATCTTATTCATACATCAATTCAACCCGGAAAAGTCTTTTACGTACTAATTAATTGTTTCATACTGCTCATCTTCATAATTTTAGCATACCTTCAAGTGAGGAATAAAAATGGTTACCTTCGCAAGGTTTCAGAGGAAAAATGACCACTTTTATAGAAAACAAAACCATGAAAATCAGTATCATCAACAGATCCCATCATCCATTGCCTTCTTACGAAACCCTGCATGCTGCGGGAATGGATATCCGTGCGTTCATTACTGATCCGGTCTCTCTAAAACCTTTGGAGCGCACAATCGTTCCAACGGGTCTCTTCATTGAATTGCCGGCAGGAATTGAAGCGCAAGTCAGACCAAGGTCAGGACTTGCTGCTAAAAAAGGAGTTACTGTTCTGAATTCTCCGGGAACAATTGATGCAGATTACAGAGGCGAAATAAAAGTCATTTTAGTCAATCTGTCAAACGAGGAATTTATTATTAATGATGGTGAAAGAATTGCTCAACTTGTAATTGCCCGTCATGAAAAAGCAGAATGGGCACCAACAGAATCTCTCCAGGAAAGTGAAAGAGGAGCGGGGGGATTTGGATCAACAGGAACAAAATAAATTATAAACGAATAAAAAACACGAATGAGAATTATTGTACCAATGGCCGGAATGGGCAAAAGAATGCGTCCACATACGCTTACAGTTCCAAAACCTTTAATTCCGGTTGCCGGAAAACCCATCGTGCAATGGTTGGTGGAAGATATTATTAAAGTATGTGCTGAAAAAGTAGAGGAGATCGCTTTTGTAATTGGTGACTTTGGTGAAGAAGCCGAGAAAAACCTGATCGCAATCGCAGAAAAACTGGGAGCAAAAGGAACGATTCATCACCAGGACGAACCTCTTGGTACTGCACATGCAATATTGTGTGCAAAAGATGCGTTAAAAGGTAAGGTCATCGTGGCTTTTGCAGACACTCTTTTCCGCGCCGATTTTAAGATCGACGATAAACAGGAAGGCGTGATCTGGGTCAATAAGATCGAAGATCCAAGAATGTTTGGTGTGGTAAAATTAGATTCAACCGGAACAATTACTGATTTCGTTGAAAAACCTACGGAATTTATTTCTGATCTGGCAATCATCGGTATCTACTATTTCAAAGACGGCGATTACCTGAATAAAGAATTGCAATATTTAATTGATAATAACATCAAAGAAAAAGGTGAATATCAATTAACAAATGCTTTAGAAAATATGAAGAAAAAAGGAACGAAATTCGTTCCGGGTAAAGTTGATGAATGGCTGGATTGCGGAAATAAAGATGCTACTGTTTATACTAACAAGCGCGTACTTGAAATGAACCGCTCGGCAGCTATGATCTCTTCTTCAGTAAAAAAAGATAATTCCATTATAATCGAACCATGTTATATCGGAGAAAATGTTGAATTGAAAAATTCAATTGTTGGACCGCACGTTTCACTTGGTGCCGGATCGAAAATTGAAAACTCAGTTGTGTCGAACAGCATCATTCAAACGAATTCAAAAATTAAAAACAGTGTAATTGATAATTCTATGTTGGGAAATTCAGTCGAATACAATAATTCAGCTGAACAACTTAGTCTTAGCGATTATTCAACACACATTTCTTAATTAATAATATATAATAGATAATTAATAATGAAGGATAGTTCTGCGGATGTTGCGGATATTCTGCGTATCCCAATAGCTATCGGGACTGCGGGAAATAAATTCAAATTACGAATCTCAAAAAAATGAACAGATTTCTTATATTTTCTCTATCAGTTGTGCTTCTTGCTGGTTGTAAGGGCGGACAAACTGCTACTACTACACCGGCGAAGACGTCTCAACCAAAAACTGAAATGTCTGATGCGCAACGTGCAGAAGTTACTTATGCATTC
Proteins encoded in this window:
- the dut gene encoding dUTP diphosphatase is translated as MKISIINRSHHPLPSYETLHAAGMDIRAFITDPVSLKPLERTIVPTGLFIELPAGIEAQVRPRSGLAAKKGVTVLNSPGTIDADYRGEIKVILVNLSNEEFIINDGERIAQLVIARHEKAEWAPTESLQESERGAGGFGSTGTK
- a CDS encoding polysaccharide biosynthesis protein, whose translation is MSIYKKLAGQTAIYGLSSIVGRLLNYLLVPIYTRVFEAGEYGVVTQLYSFIALMTVLFTYGLDVSFFRYFQSEKGNPKVYCTSLISIIFSSVVLGGLIILFAPQLSGLIGSPDTAPVAGQSPMVYIALFAGVLAFDAISAIPFAMLRQQNRAKRFVFIRLVSIFVNIGLNVFFFLICPWILKSNPDSFIASIYYPDFGVGYVFVFNAISSLIVLVMLLPDFLKIEWSFDTKLWKEMMIYSFPLMIAGLAGMINETFDRVLIPYLIADKSTAMAQLGIYGACYKLSILMTLFIQTFRYAAEPFFFSHSTKENPQKTYADVMHYFVIVCAFIFLGIMLFMDFIQTFIGKDYRSGLPVVPILLMANLCLGVFYNLSIWYKLTSKTRWGAILSLIGAVITLVFNFALIPSMGYMGAAWTTLICYALMMIISYFLGQKVYPVPYRIGPFFYFIAISIVLWLAGDLIHTSIQPGKVFYVLINCFILLIFIILAYLQVRNKNGYLRKVSEEK
- a CDS encoding NTP transferase domain-containing protein, coding for MRIIVPMAGMGKRMRPHTLTVPKPLIPVAGKPIVQWLVEDIIKVCAEKVEEIAFVIGDFGEEAEKNLIAIAEKLGAKGTIHHQDEPLGTAHAILCAKDALKGKVIVAFADTLFRADFKIDDKQEGVIWVNKIEDPRMFGVVKLDSTGTITDFVEKPTEFISDLAIIGIYYFKDGDYLNKELQYLIDNNIKEKGEYQLTNALENMKKKGTKFVPGKVDEWLDCGNKDATVYTNKRVLEMNRSAAMISSSVKKDNSIIIEPCYIGENVELKNSIVGPHVSLGAGSKIENSVVSNSIIQTNSKIKNSVIDNSMLGNSVEYNNSAEQLSLSDYSTHIS